The genomic window CTTTGCAAGTTGTAATATGAACTGTATATATTGCCAAAACTATGAAATAAGCAGATTTAAACAAGGTGAGGTTGTAAGTGTCTTTACGCTTGCTGATGCAATGCTTTATCTTCAAAAGATAGGGTGTCACAATATAAATCTTGTAACGCCAACTCATTATGTACCTCAAATTGTGGAAGCTATCTCAATTGCTGTTAATAAAGGTTTGAAAATACCGATCGTCTACAATTGTGGCGGGTATGAATCCGTAGAGACATTGAAACTGCTTGAAGGAATTGTTGATATTTATATGCCTGACATTAAGTATTCAGATAATTCAAATGCGTTAAAATATTCAGGTGTTCCAAATTATTGGGATGTTGTCCGAGAGGCGGTGAAGGAAATGTGGAGACAGGTTGGAGATTTGGAGATAGTAAATGGAGTCGCTGTCAAAGGTTTGCTCATAAGGCATCTTGTTTTACCAAATGGAATTGCTGGGTCTGAAAAGGTTTTTGAATTTATAGCAAATGAAATTTCAAAGAATACCTATGTTAACATAATGGCTCAATATAGACCTTACTTTAATGCCTTTTTAAAACCGGAAATCGCACGGAGAATTACTATACAAGAATATAGAGACGCAGTTCAAAGTGCACAAAGGCTCGGACTAAGAAGAATAGAACTAAGTCCTTGGTATTAACAAAAAATAGGTTAAGAAATTATGGATTTTTTTGAAGTTTTGAGAAAAAGAAGATCGGTGAGAAAGTTCAAAGATGAGCCTATTTCTGAAGATAAACTCAAATTAATTTATGAAGCGATAAATTCTGCACCGTCCGCTGGAAATTTGCAGGCGTATGAAGTTTTTGTTGTAAAGGACAAAGACAAATTAAAACAACTTGCCGATGCTTCATTGTCTCAGGAATTTATTGCTCAAGCTCCTATTGCTTTGGTATTTTGTGCTAATCCAGCACGATCAAGATGGAGATACGGAAGTAGGGGCGAGAAACTTTACTCTTTACAAGATGCGACAATAGCCTGTGCTTATGCGCAACTTTCTGCAACAGCTTTAGGATTGGGAAGCGTTTGGATAGGAGCTTTTGACGAAGATGAGGTCAGAAAAATAATTTCCATCGGTAAAAATTTAATACCAATTGCGATCCTTCCAATCGGGTATCCTGATGAAGTTCCTGAACCAACACCAAGAAGAAAAATAGGTGATTTAATCCACGAGGTTTAAAAACAAGAAAAAAATTTTGTTTAAATGCTTTTAAGCAGTTTAAAGTTTTTTCTGGATTCAATCCTTGATTTCATTTTTATTTATGAATGTGAAATATGCCATCAACACCTTGAGAACAAACGAGCAATAATTTGTAAAGATTGCCTTACCAAGATTGAAATTGTTGAGCCCTTTGATATGATGCAAATTTTTGCTTCAAGATTTGAAAGTTATGGATATATATCTAAAGCCTTTGCTTGCTTTCATTTTAAAGAAGAAAGCGCAATTCAGATTTTAATTCACGAACTTAAGTATCAAAACAAAAGTTCAATTGGATTGCTGCTTGGTGAAATCGTTGGAAACGCAATTAAAGATGATCCTAATTTCAGCACTGCCGATGCACTAGTGCCCGTACCACTTCACAAGATTAGATTAAGAGAAAGGGGATATAATCAAAGTGAATTGATTTCAAAGGGTATAAGCAAGGTGATAAAAGTAAATGTTGAAAAAGATTTGCTAATTAGGGCAAGGAACACGGAGACGCAAACAAAATTAAATCTTGACCAGCGTAAGGAAAATGTTAAGGATGCTTTTGTAGTTAACGATAAACATAAAAATTTTGTCAATGGAAAGAAATTTGTTATAGTTGATGATGTCATAACAACGGGGGCGACTATAAATGAATGTGCAAAAGCTTTAGTTAGTTCTGGTGCTTCAAAAGTTTTTGCGGTTTCGGTAGCAGTTGCAAGTTAATCTATCGGGAAAGCGTCTCTTAAAATTTTATTTGCAATTATAATTTTTTGAATTTCGCTCGTTCCTTCACCTATGGTTAAAAGTTTTGCGTCTCTGTAAAGTTTTTCAACTGGATATTCTTTTATGTATCCATAGCCACCGTATATTTGAATTGCTTCATTTGCACACTTAACTGCGACTTCGCTTGCAAAATACTTTGCCATTGATGCATAAAGATGATAGTCCCTGCCGGCATCTTTAAGGTAAGCAGCTTTATATGTAAGCAACCTTGCTGCCTCTATTTGAGTAGCCATGTCAGCAAGCTTCCACTGAATCGCCTGAAATTCAGCGATATATTTACCAAATGCTTTTCTCTCTTTGGCGTATTTCAAGCTTAGATCAAGAGCACTTTGTGCGAGTCCAACCGAAAGCGCAGCTATGCCAATCCTGCCACCAGCAAGGATCTCCATCGCCTGTCTATAACCTTGACCTTCGTTGCCAATTAGATTTTGAATTGGGACAATGCAATTGTCAAAACTTAACGAACAAGTTTCGCTTGCCCTCATGCCGAGTTTATCTTCTTTTTTCCCGACAATTATACCGTTATAGTTTTTCTCAACTATAAATGCCGAAATCCCATTTTTACCTTTGCTTTTATCTGTCACAGCCATTACGACAATAATTTCAGCAACTCCACCATGCGTCGTAAAGATTTTATTCCCATTCAAAACATAATAATTTTCGTTGCGGACAGCACTCGTTAGCAAGTTCGCTGCATCACTCCCAGCTTGTGGTTCTGTCAAAGCCCAAGCACCTATTTTTCTACCACTGCAAAGGTCAGGAAGATATTTTTGTTTTTGTTCTTCGCTACCGAACATGAAAATGTGATTAGTGCAAAGCCCATTATGTGCTGCAACGCTTAATCCTATCGCTGGATCAACTTTGCTTATTTCCTCAACTATAACAACATAGTCAAGATAGGATAGCCCTGCACCTCCGTATTTCTCTGGGAATGTAATTCCGAGAAATCCAATTTCACCGAGCTTTTTCATTATTTCAGTTGGAAATTCCCCTGTAGCGTCAAATTTTTTTATATGCGGTAGGATCTCATTTTCCGCAAATTCTTTGGCAAGTTGTTTAACTTGCCTTTGGGTCTCAGTTAAGTAAAAATCCATAATTCTTTACCTAATTATTTTTTTGATGGAGCTTTTGGCTCCTCAATATTTATAAAGCGTTTTGCTGATAAAAATGTTCTATCAATTCGTCCGCTATTTCAAATGGATTTACATGAGAATTCGTA from Candidatus Kryptonium sp. includes these protein-coding regions:
- a CDS encoding radical SAM protein; translated protein: MRDVMINKHEPSYIELNKKGILKERVEILKQILNDCTLCPRNCHVNRNAGRKGKCRVGSEIIISGVHPHFGEEPCLVGTHGSGTIFFASCNMNCIYCQNYEISRFKQGEVVSVFTLADAMLYLQKIGCHNINLVTPTHYVPQIVEAISIAVNKGLKIPIVYNCGGYESVETLKLLEGIVDIYMPDIKYSDNSNALKYSGVPNYWDVVREAVKEMWRQVGDLEIVNGVAVKGLLIRHLVLPNGIAGSEKVFEFIANEISKNTYVNIMAQYRPYFNAFLKPEIARRITIQEYRDAVQSAQRLGLRRIELSPWY
- a CDS encoding nitroreductase family protein yields the protein MDFFEVLRKRRSVRKFKDEPISEDKLKLIYEAINSAPSAGNLQAYEVFVVKDKDKLKQLADASLSQEFIAQAPIALVFCANPARSRWRYGSRGEKLYSLQDATIACAYAQLSATALGLGSVWIGAFDEDEVRKIISIGKNLIPIAILPIGYPDEVPEPTPRRKIGDLIHEV
- a CDS encoding ComF family protein: MLLSSLKFFLDSILDFIFIYECEICHQHLENKRAIICKDCLTKIEIVEPFDMMQIFASRFESYGYISKAFACFHFKEESAIQILIHELKYQNKSSIGLLLGEIVGNAIKDDPNFSTADALVPVPLHKIRLRERGYNQSELISKGISKVIKVNVEKDLLIRARNTETQTKLNLDQRKENVKDAFVVNDKHKNFVNGKKFVIVDDVITTGATINECAKALVSSGASKVFAVSVAVAS
- a CDS encoding acyl-CoA dehydrogenase, whose amino-acid sequence is MDFYLTETQRQVKQLAKEFAENEILPHIKKFDATGEFPTEIMKKLGEIGFLGITFPEKYGGAGLSYLDYVVIVEEISKVDPAIGLSVAAHNGLCTNHIFMFGSEEQKQKYLPDLCSGRKIGAWALTEPQAGSDAANLLTSAVRNENYYVLNGNKIFTTHGGVAEIIVVMAVTDKSKGKNGISAFIVEKNYNGIIVGKKEDKLGMRASETCSLSFDNCIVPIQNLIGNEGQGYRQAMEILAGGRIGIAALSVGLAQSALDLSLKYAKERKAFGKYIAEFQAIQWKLADMATQIEAARLLTYKAAYLKDAGRDYHLYASMAKYFASEVAVKCANEAIQIYGGYGYIKEYPVEKLYRDAKLLTIGEGTSEIQKIIIANKILRDAFPID